In the Candidatus Saccharibacteria bacterium oral taxon 488 genome, one interval contains:
- a CDS encoding type II/IV secretion system protein has protein sequence MALLTDDMQGKLIGLLTSEGLIERSVVKEAQKRASELGKPLLSLLTEEHLLENELLVHAVAQLSGVPYVNLASSVIEQHILNLLPEDVAERFMAVPLAEVQGRLAVAMIDANNVQAVDYLANRIQRPLKVFMASEESIRHVLGQYRTDLSSVNEAAEDSQREALDESSQNIVTIVQDSPISRALSTILEYAVKSHASDVHIEPLEKALKIRCRVDGVLREIMQLPKSIEPALVSRIKILSNLKIDEHRIPQDGQFAVNVAGKDVDLRIAISPVVWGEQVVIRLLDKTGNSFDLTDMGYAGRALRAIQKGIKRPSGMILTSGPTGSGKSTSLYALIKEIKDDSINIVTLEDPVEYKIDGVNQIQVHADVGLTFASGLRSILRQDPDVVMVGEIRDTETANLAVQAALTGHLVFSTLHTNSAAGVLPRLLDMGIEPFLIASTVNTIIGQRLVRRVAPKYDSYQSSPLETETIQSTVGHLLPKTQADIPTVSQDLGYKALPLSGQAAYTLVRGRDMPQTPQGYSGRCGLYEVMDVTEEVQNLIVKRATSAEIQRLAIQQGMITMRQDGYLKALSGVTTLEEVNRVAADTA, from the coding sequence ATGGCGCTACTGACGGATGATATGCAGGGAAAATTGATTGGCTTGCTGACGAGCGAGGGCTTGATTGAGCGGTCGGTTGTTAAGGAGGCGCAAAAGCGTGCCAGCGAGTTGGGTAAGCCGTTACTGTCGCTGTTGACCGAGGAGCACCTTTTGGAGAATGAATTATTGGTGCATGCGGTGGCGCAATTGTCTGGTGTGCCGTATGTTAATCTCGCAAGCAGCGTGATTGAGCAGCACATCTTGAACCTGCTGCCGGAGGATGTTGCCGAGCGATTTATGGCGGTACCGCTGGCCGAGGTGCAGGGGCGCTTGGCGGTGGCGATGATTGATGCTAATAATGTCCAGGCGGTTGATTACCTAGCAAATCGTATCCAGCGACCGCTCAAGGTATTTATGGCCTCCGAAGAAAGCATCCGTCATGTCCTTGGCCAGTACAGAACAGACTTATCATCGGTCAATGAGGCAGCGGAAGACTCGCAGCGCGAAGCACTGGATGAGTCGTCGCAGAACATTGTGACGATCGTTCAAGATTCGCCGATCTCGCGGGCGCTTAGTACAATCCTAGAGTATGCAGTAAAGAGCCATGCCTCGGACGTGCACATTGAGCCGTTAGAAAAGGCGTTGAAAATTCGCTGCCGTGTTGATGGCGTGTTGCGGGAAATTATGCAGCTACCAAAAAGTATCGAACCAGCGCTGGTTAGCCGCATTAAAATTCTATCAAATCTCAAAATTGATGAGCATCGAATTCCGCAGGATGGCCAGTTTGCAGTCAATGTGGCTGGCAAGGACGTTGACCTGCGTATTGCGATTTCGCCGGTGGTATGGGGAGAGCAGGTGGTGATTCGTCTGCTTGATAAGACAGGTAACTCGTTTGATCTGACTGATATGGGGTATGCTGGGCGGGCACTGAGGGCTATCCAAAAAGGCATCAAGCGGCCGAGCGGAATGATTTTGACGTCTGGGCCGACCGGCTCAGGTAAGTCGACTAGTCTATATGCGCTGATCAAGGAAATTAAGGACGACTCGATCAATATTGTGACGCTGGAGGATCCGGTGGAGTACAAGATTGACGGCGTTAATCAGATCCAGGTGCATGCTGATGTTGGACTGACGTTTGCATCGGGCTTACGGTCAATCCTCCGGCAGGATCCCGACGTGGTGATGGTCGGTGAGATCCGCGATACCGAGACAGCGAACTTGGCGGTGCAAGCGGCATTGACCGGACATTTAGTATTTTCGACGCTGCACACTAATTCGGCAGCGGGTGTGCTACCGCGGTTGCTGGATATGGGGATTGAACCGTTTTTGATCGCTAGTACCGTGAACACCATCATTGGTCAGCGGTTAGTCAGGCGGGTGGCACCAAAATATGACTCATATCAATCGTCACCACTTGAAACGGAGACTATTCAGTCAACGGTCGGTCACCTCCTGCCGAAAACCCAGGCTGATATACCGACCGTTTCGCAGGATTTGGGCTACAAGGCCTTGCCATTATCTGGTCAAGCCGCTTATACTTTAGTCAGGGGCCGCGATATGCCGCAGACGCCGCAAGGTTACTCAGGACGATGTGGTTTGTACGAGGTGATGGACGTCACTGAGGAGGTTCAAAACCTGATCGTCAAGCGGGCAACGAGCGCCGAGATTCAGCGGCTCGCCATTCAGCAAGGCATGATAACGATGCGTCAAGATGGTTATCTCAAGGCGCTCAGTGGCGTGACAACATTAGAAGAAGTAAATCGGGTAGCAGCCGATACAGCATAA
- a CDS encoding PilT/PilU family type 4a pilus ATPase — protein MNNQELRIEILLEEVVKKRASDLHIQVGLPPMLRIDGTLVAATGTQPLDEATVERLVFQILDEDQRQILLKDKEFDFSFAFGTLGRFRVNAFHERGNLAAALRLIPNEIKTAQELGMPPIVNTFADFPRGLVLVTGPTGSGKSTTLAALVDKINAEKSQHIITIEDPIEFTHKSKKSVVVQREVHYDTYSFSAALRSSLRQDPDVVLIGEMRDLETISAAITIAETGHLVFATLHTNSAAQSIDRMIDVFPPHQQPQIRAQLSNILMAICSQRLVPSIGGGRVVAAEIMIANPAVRNIIREGKSHQLDAVIQTGADQGMQTMDRTLVNLVQNGTITYDSAREFAVDLAEFERLIRG, from the coding sequence ATGAACAATCAAGAATTACGCATCGAAATTTTACTCGAAGAGGTGGTTAAAAAGCGGGCCTCAGACCTTCACATTCAAGTGGGCCTGCCACCGATGCTGCGTATTGACGGAACGTTGGTCGCAGCAACGGGCACGCAGCCGCTTGATGAGGCAACCGTGGAGCGGCTGGTATTTCAGATTCTTGATGAGGATCAGCGGCAAATTTTGCTCAAAGATAAGGAGTTTGACTTTTCGTTTGCGTTCGGTACACTGGGACGATTCCGGGTGAATGCCTTTCATGAGAGGGGTAATTTGGCAGCGGCGCTGCGCTTAATTCCAAACGAGATCAAGACTGCGCAGGAGCTGGGCATGCCGCCAATTGTCAATACATTTGCCGATTTCCCACGCGGTTTGGTGTTGGTGACGGGGCCGACTGGTTCTGGTAAATCGACGACGCTGGCGGCGCTGGTCGACAAAATTAACGCCGAAAAGTCGCAGCACATCATTACTATCGAAGACCCGATTGAGTTCACGCACAAGTCAAAAAAATCAGTGGTGGTGCAGCGTGAGGTTCATTATGACACCTATTCGTTCTCAGCGGCGCTGCGCTCGAGCCTGCGCCAAGACCCAGACGTGGTGCTGATCGGTGAGATGCGCGACCTCGAGACAATCTCGGCGGCGATTACCATTGCCGAGACCGGGCACTTGGTGTTTGCGACGCTACACACCAACTCGGCGGCGCAGTCGATTGACCGTATGATCGACGTCTTCCCGCCGCATCAACAGCCGCAAATCCGGGCGCAGCTATCAAACATCCTGATGGCAATTTGTTCGCAGCGGCTGGTGCCGTCTATCGGTGGCGGTCGGGTGGTGGCGGCCGAGATCATGATTGCTAATCCAGCGGTGCGTAACATTATTCGCGAAGGCAAGAGCCATCAGCTGGATGCCGTCATTCAGACGGGTGCTGATCAGGGTATGCAGACCATGGATCGGACGCTGGTAAATCTGGTACAAAACGGTACGATTACCTATGATAGTGCTCGTGAGTTTGCGGTCGATCTAGCGGAGTTTGAGCGGCTTATCAGGGGATAG
- a CDS encoding type II secretion system F family protein, giving the protein MKKYYYEARDSATQKITKSVVQAESEVAAAKLLSAQGFVPLKIELQDEREGFFQRLSNKISSKDKIVFTRQLATLIGAGLPLAQSMHTVLEQTQNKRMQSIIQEIISDIEGGRQLSSAFEKHPEVFDNVYVALVAAGEVSGTLDEALKRIASQQEKDTAMLSKVRGAMVYPAIVLLVIIAVVVFMLVMVVPQVEGLYGSLHKELPFTTKAMVSVAGFLAQFWWALVILLGIGLYFFQQYLKTEAGIRAKDTFKLNIPVFDAMFRKLYMARFTRTGQTLLNSGVAMLDMLRITARAVNNSVIRQGIEHASEKVKGGKALSVSLKNEDYILPMVPQMIKIGEQSGKIDEMMGKCAQIYEDELDEEIKAITTTIEPVLMVVLAVVAGVMVGAIIFPIYNLVGDISL; this is encoded by the coding sequence ATGAAAAAATATTACTATGAGGCCAGGGATTCAGCCACGCAAAAGATTACCAAGTCGGTTGTGCAGGCTGAGAGCGAGGTCGCCGCGGCGAAATTGCTGAGCGCTCAGGGTTTCGTGCCGCTGAAAATTGAGCTGCAGGATGAGCGTGAGGGCTTCTTTCAGCGATTGTCAAATAAAATATCGTCCAAGGACAAGATCGTCTTTACGCGGCAACTAGCGACGTTGATTGGTGCGGGGTTGCCGCTGGCGCAGAGCATGCATACGGTACTGGAGCAGACGCAAAACAAGCGGATGCAGAGTATCATTCAGGAGATAATTTCCGATATCGAAGGCGGTCGGCAATTATCAAGTGCGTTCGAGAAGCATCCAGAAGTATTTGACAATGTGTATGTAGCATTGGTGGCGGCCGGTGAGGTATCAGGAACGTTGGATGAAGCGCTTAAGCGCATCGCGTCACAACAAGAAAAAGATACAGCGATGCTTAGCAAAGTGCGTGGCGCCATGGTCTATCCGGCGATTGTGCTGTTAGTGATCATCGCGGTGGTGGTATTCATGCTCGTGATGGTAGTGCCGCAGGTCGAAGGACTGTATGGTAGCTTACATAAAGAGCTACCGTTTACAACGAAGGCCATGGTCAGCGTCGCTGGTTTTTTGGCGCAGTTTTGGTGGGCGTTGGTGATTTTACTTGGCATCGGTTTATATTTCTTTCAGCAGTATCTCAAAACCGAGGCTGGTATTCGCGCTAAAGATACGTTCAAGCTGAACATACCAGTGTTTGACGCCATGTTCCGCAAGCTGTACATGGCTCGTTTTACTCGTACCGGTCAAACGCTCCTTAATAGCGGGGTGGCGATGTTGGACATGCTGCGTATTACCGCTCGGGCGGTCAATAATTCAGTTATCCGTCAAGGCATTGAGCATGCTAGCGAGAAGGTGAAGGGTGGCAAGGCGCTGTCGGTGTCCTTAAAAAATGAGGATTATATCTTGCCGATGGTGCCGCAGATGATCAAGATTGGCGAACAGTCGGGTAAAATCGACGAGATGATGGGCAAGTGCGCGCAGATTTACGAAGATGAGCTGGATGAAGAGATCAAGGCGATCACGACGACCATTGAACCAGTGCTGATGGTGGTCTTGGCGGTCGTGGCCGGCGTGATGGTGGGTGCGATAATCTTTCCAATTTATAATCTGGTCGGAGACATTAGCCTCTAG
- a CDS encoding prepilin-type N-terminal cleavage/methylation domain-containing protein: MAQQKANKGFTIIEVVLVLAIAGLIFLMVFLAWPALQRSQRDTQRRSDVTRFVSQVNSYATNNKGSIPKTDTGSINSFLDSYMKRGNGEFKDPQTGNNYSVVTGVAQQGSATTEKMVYATSAQCDGENIVAKSGSPRSFAVKVQLEGSGAFCKDNQN, translated from the coding sequence ATGGCTCAGCAAAAAGCAAATAAAGGATTCACAATCATCGAGGTCGTGTTGGTGCTGGCAATCGCTGGGCTGATATTCTTGATGGTATTCTTGGCATGGCCGGCCCTGCAGCGCAGCCAGCGCGACACACAACGACGCAGTGACGTGACTCGGTTCGTCTCGCAGGTGAATAGTTACGCGACGAACAACAAAGGAAGTATCCCGAAAACCGATACGGGGTCGATTAATAGCTTCCTCGATTCGTATATGAAGCGTGGCAACGGTGAATTCAAGGACCCGCAGACAGGCAACAATTACAGCGTGGTAACTGGCGTCGCCCAACAGGGTTCGGCAACGACCGAGAAGATGGTATATGCCACGAGCGCTCAATGTGATGGCGAAAATATTGTTGCCAAAAGTGGTTCGCCGCGCTCGTTCGCCGTCAAGGTGCAGTTGGAAGGAAGCGGTGCGTTTTGTAAAGACAACCAAAACTAA
- a CDS encoding prepilin-type N-terminal cleavage/methylation domain-containing protein translates to MTRRYRQYGFTLVELMLAMAFVSVLLLAIATIAIQAGKLYNRGLTLKSINQSGREISDSLRRDFLQANAGKISGNANLAVVMVQAGGADRSGRLCLGDYSYVWNVPKVVSGEVKAGAGIITEVGGPHSGRPINFARVIDPDGMLCQKNETTGAYMSTVATDKVTHLLKPAGSNDVVLAIHQMKAARVAGDSGADSLYRLEFVLGTSQLEAVNTANGTCKPPADNSENLDFCAINSFEMIVRTNG, encoded by the coding sequence ATGACACGGCGGTATAGACAATATGGATTTACCTTGGTTGAACTGATGCTGGCGATGGCATTTGTGTCGGTGTTGCTACTGGCGATTGCTACGATAGCAATCCAGGCCGGCAAGCTGTATAATCGAGGCCTCACGCTCAAAAGTATCAATCAGTCCGGCCGCGAAATTAGCGATAGCTTGCGGCGCGACTTTTTGCAGGCTAATGCTGGCAAGATAAGTGGTAATGCTAATTTGGCCGTTGTCATGGTGCAGGCGGGTGGTGCTGATCGGAGCGGCCGACTCTGCCTCGGTGACTATTCATATGTCTGGAATGTGCCAAAGGTTGTCTCTGGAGAAGTGAAGGCCGGTGCGGGTATTATTACCGAAGTTGGCGGGCCGCATTCTGGTCGTCCGATTAATTTTGCTCGAGTGATTGACCCAGATGGCATGCTGTGCCAAAAAAATGAAACAACGGGGGCGTATATGTCAACGGTCGCGACGGATAAAGTGACGCATCTTCTCAAGCCAGCCGGGTCGAATGATGTGGTGCTGGCAATTCATCAAATGAAGGCAGCGCGAGTGGCGGGTGATAGCGGGGCAGACAGTCTGTATCGTTTGGAATTTGTCCTTGGAACCAGTCAGCTTGAGGCGGTCAATACAGCTAACGGTACCTGTAAGCCGCCGGCGGATAACAGTGAGAATCTCGACTTTTGCGCAATAAATAGCTTTGAGATGATTGTGAGGACAAATGGATAA
- a CDS encoding tyrosine-type recombinase/integrase: protein MYLSEALADFLEHLEVEGGRSPRTIENYKLYLERFIDFAGDIDVAKITSETIRKYRLWLNRYKNSNTGEELLLITQNYHLIALRGLLTYLSQRDISSLAADKITLPKTVRKQVTFLHYDEVVRLIEQIPLDNEPGLRDRAIIELLFSSGLRVSELVNLNRDHINLARREFMVRGKGQKDRPVFVSMSAAEHVKNYLDARSDSLPALFISYSRRLTKPSVSGDYRRLGARSIQRMVSHYARLAGITKHVSPHTMRHSFATDLLMNGADLRAVQSMLGHSNIATTQIYTHVTDQHLKDVHERFHSDTR from the coding sequence ATGTATCTTTCTGAAGCATTAGCAGATTTCCTGGAGCACCTAGAAGTTGAGGGCGGACGCAGCCCTCGCACCATTGAGAACTACAAATTATACCTTGAACGCTTCATTGATTTTGCTGGTGATATTGATGTTGCAAAAATAACATCAGAGACAATTCGTAAATATCGCCTCTGGTTAAACCGTTATAAAAATAGCAACACCGGTGAAGAATTGTTGTTAATCACACAAAACTATCACTTGATCGCCCTGCGTGGATTATTGACGTATTTATCACAACGAGACATCTCATCACTGGCAGCCGACAAGATTACCCTACCAAAAACCGTTCGCAAACAAGTCACATTTCTTCACTACGACGAGGTGGTACGACTAATTGAGCAGATCCCGCTGGACAATGAACCGGGCCTTCGCGACCGAGCAATCATTGAGCTTTTGTTTTCGAGCGGACTGCGCGTGTCGGAGCTTGTTAACTTGAATCGTGACCACATCAATCTCGCTCGACGCGAGTTTATGGTACGCGGCAAGGGCCAGAAAGACCGGCCGGTATTCGTTTCAATGTCCGCTGCCGAGCACGTCAAAAACTACCTTGATGCGCGAAGTGACAGCTTGCCGGCTCTATTCATCAGCTATAGCAGGCGCCTAACAAAACCATCAGTTTCTGGCGATTATCGTCGGCTGGGTGCTCGCTCAATCCAGCGAATGGTGTCGCACTACGCCCGACTTGCTGGCATCACCAAGCACGTTAGCCCGCACACTATGCGTCATAGCTTTGCCACCGACCTTCTGATGAATGGAGCGGACCTACGGGCGGTACAATCGATGCTCGGTCATAGCAATATCGCCACGACCCAGATTTACACACACGTCACCGACCAGCACCTCAAAGACGTCCACGAGCGCTTTCACAGTGATACGAGATAG
- a CDS encoding nucleoside-diphosphate kinase (catalyzes the formation of nucleoside triphosphate from ATP and nucleoside diphosphate), producing the protein MCGIERTLIVFKPDAVQRGIVGEILQRFERVGLKIIGVKMVAPGREHYFAHYETIGKMVTRRGEEIFDMTLDMMMDGPVIAMVLEGVEAVAVVRKIVGPTEPKSADMGTIRGDYSHVSFGYANECQKGVPNLIHASGDPDEATQEVAHWFKPEELMDYATLNEKFTR; encoded by the coding sequence ATGTGTGGCATTGAACGAACACTGATTGTGTTCAAGCCTGATGCAGTACAGCGGGGGATCGTCGGCGAAATCTTGCAGCGGTTTGAGCGTGTTGGTCTCAAGATTATCGGTGTCAAGATGGTAGCTCCGGGTCGTGAGCATTACTTTGCGCACTACGAAACGATTGGCAAGATGGTGACCCGTCGTGGTGAAGAAATTTTTGACATGACGCTTGATATGATGATGGACGGGCCGGTTATCGCTATGGTTCTTGAAGGAGTTGAAGCGGTTGCCGTGGTGCGTAAAATTGTTGGCCCAACCGAGCCAAAGTCTGCCGATATGGGTACGATTCGTGGTGACTATTCGCATGTTAGCTTTGGCTACGCCAACGAGTGCCAGAAGGGTGTGCCGAATTTGATTCACGCATCGGGTGATCCTGACGAGGCAACGCAAGAAGTCGCCCACTGGTTTAAACCCGAAGAGTTGATGGATTATGCGACGTTAAACGAGAAGTTTACTCGGTAG
- a CDS encoding PH domain-containing protein, giving the protein MTKKAKSTKAFDGQRDGEELLFVFRRHIIAMRKGFYLLLVPMTIGALPYLIWQDNLNLLWVFLGSFIFGLVLFSYHFLMWFYTYYIVTNQRLRQITQHGFFGKDVIELKLAKVQNISYVVPGFTGEMFKFGTIVIQTFVGDLVIKNVEHPDEIYNKLQDAVDLAAERSDHAKEDNEG; this is encoded by the coding sequence ATGACGAAGAAAGCCAAATCAACCAAAGCATTTGATGGTCAGCGCGATGGCGAGGAGCTGTTGTTCGTGTTTCGTCGACATATTATTGCCATGCGCAAGGGTTTTTACTTACTGCTCGTTCCGATGACGATTGGCGCGCTACCATATCTTATTTGGCAGGATAATCTCAATCTTTTATGGGTATTTCTCGGTAGCTTCATCTTTGGGCTCGTTCTGTTCAGCTATCATTTTTTAATGTGGTTCTACACATATTACATTGTAACGAACCAGCGACTTCGCCAGATAACGCAGCATGGTTTTTTTGGTAAGGATGTAATTGAACTTAAACTAGCGAAAGTCCAGAATATCAGCTACGTTGTGCCTGGTTTTACGGGCGAAATGTTCAAATTTGGTACAATAGTTATTCAGACGTTTGTCGGGGACCTTGTCATTAAAAATGTCGAGCACCCAGATGAGATTTATAATAAGCTGCAAGATGCGGTGGACCTCGCTGCTGAAAGGAGTGATCATGCTAAAGAAGACAACGAAGGTTAA
- a CDS encoding threonine--tRNA ligase, with amino-acid sequence MSEDKLYAMRHSLAHIMAAAVQRVWPDAKFGVGPVIEHGFYYDIDLGETKISEQQFNKIEKVMRRIIAEKQDFVCTKCPIDEAIQWAKDSHQPYKEELLNDLKRAGTTVAKDLDAAEMGTIAEGDSALDEVSFYTNGSFKDLCRGPHVANTSEVGAFKLMRVAGAYWRGNEKNPQMQRLYGVAFATQEELDEYLEKLELAKQRDHRKLGRELDLYTTSPLVGVGLPLFTPRGTVLRDIVAQYSNQLRQRFGFEKVWTPHITKKDLYETSGHWAKFGEELFLVKSQETSDEMALKPMNCPHHTQIFASQPRSYRDMPVRYLETTTDYRDEKTGELGGLNRVRSLTQDDSHVFCRPDQIEQEINNLLSAAQELYGTIDMKLRVRLSYRDDSDAYLGERELWASAQNQLKSAVEKVGLDYFEQEGEAAFYGPKIDFMATDAIGREHQVATVQLDFVQPQRFGLEYTENDGNFTTPVMIHCALLGSIERFLSVFIEHTGGWFPFWAAPEQVRILTINDTVSDYVDEITSILSEVTLMKPIKYNDVRFTIDSRNESLGKKIREATVVKIPIQIIVGPKDQIARVVSIRTHAGEEQIPLEQLAEYIRGL; translated from the coding sequence ATGAGCGAAGATAAACTCTATGCAATGCGACACAGCCTGGCGCATATTATGGCGGCGGCTGTGCAGCGGGTATGGCCAGACGCCAAGTTTGGAGTTGGTCCGGTTATTGAACATGGGTTTTATTACGATATTGATCTTGGTGAAACGAAGATCAGTGAGCAGCAGTTTAATAAAATTGAAAAGGTAATGCGACGAATCATTGCCGAAAAGCAAGACTTTGTGTGCACAAAATGCCCAATTGATGAAGCAATTCAATGGGCCAAAGATAGCCATCAGCCATATAAAGAAGAACTTCTTAATGACCTAAAACGTGCCGGGACAACGGTAGCAAAAGATCTGGACGCTGCAGAAATGGGTACAATTGCCGAAGGTGATAGCGCGCTCGATGAAGTTTCGTTTTATACCAACGGGTCGTTTAAGGATCTGTGTCGTGGACCGCATGTTGCAAATACCAGCGAGGTTGGTGCGTTTAAGCTGATGCGGGTTGCAGGTGCCTACTGGCGAGGCAATGAAAAGAATCCTCAGATGCAGCGACTATACGGTGTGGCTTTTGCCACGCAGGAAGAGCTGGATGAATATTTGGAGAAATTAGAGCTGGCCAAACAACGTGATCATCGAAAGTTAGGCAGAGAACTTGATCTATATACGACCTCACCATTAGTGGGTGTCGGTTTGCCATTATTTACACCTCGTGGAACTGTCTTGCGCGATATCGTGGCCCAATACTCAAATCAGCTGCGTCAGAGGTTTGGTTTTGAAAAAGTCTGGACGCCGCATATTACTAAAAAGGACCTGTATGAAACGTCGGGTCACTGGGCTAAATTTGGCGAAGAACTGTTTCTGGTTAAAAGCCAGGAAACCAGTGATGAAATGGCGTTAAAGCCGATGAACTGCCCGCACCATACGCAGATTTTTGCTTCACAACCTCGTAGCTACCGCGATATGCCGGTGCGCTATTTAGAGACAACCACTGATTATCGTGACGAGAAAACCGGTGAGCTTGGCGGCCTGAATCGTGTGCGCTCGCTGACCCAGGATGACAGCCATGTCTTTTGTCGCCCAGACCAAATTGAACAAGAAATCAATAATTTATTGTCTGCTGCCCAGGAATTGTACGGTACTATTGATATGAAACTGCGGGTTCGACTCAGTTATCGTGATGATTCTGATGCATATTTGGGCGAACGTGAATTGTGGGCTTCTGCACAAAATCAGTTGAAATCAGCAGTTGAAAAAGTTGGCTTGGACTATTTCGAGCAGGAAGGTGAGGCTGCTTTTTACGGACCAAAAATTGACTTTATGGCGACTGACGCTATTGGCCGTGAGCACCAAGTCGCGACGGTGCAACTGGACTTCGTGCAGCCGCAACGGTTCGGCTTGGAGTATACAGAGAATGATGGTAATTTTACAACACCCGTAATGATTCACTGTGCGCTGCTCGGGTCGATTGAACGATTCTTGAGTGTCTTCATTGAACACACGGGTGGTTGGTTCCCGTTTTGGGCGGCGCCAGAACAAGTACGTATTCTAACGATTAATGACACTGTCTCAGACTACGTTGATGAAATTACATCGATTTTATCAGAGGTGACCTTAATGAAACCAATAAAATACAACGATGTAAGATTTACAATAGATAGTCGTAATGAATCCCTTGGGAAAAAGATTCGTGAGGCGACTGTTGTAAAAATACCAATACAGATTATTGTTGGGCCAAAGGATCAGATAGCACGTGTCGTAAGTATCAGGACGCATGCGGGTGAAGAGCAAATTCCGCTTGAACAGCTAGCTGAATATATACGGGGACTGTAA
- a CDS encoding cysteine methyltransferase yields MSELPIASLRDRIYILMAQLPDDKVTTYGDLAALSGHPHAARIVGGIAHGGPENLPWHRLVNAKGGLAVGFPGGQGVQRQLLEQDGIYCDERWRIIDFEERRWRPKL; encoded by the coding sequence TTGAGTGAATTGCCAATAGCTAGCTTGCGAGACCGGATCTATATTCTCATGGCGCAGCTACCTGACGACAAGGTGACGACGTACGGTGACTTGGCAGCACTGTCTGGACACCCGCACGCAGCACGAATTGTGGGCGGGATAGCGCATGGTGGCCCAGAGAATTTGCCGTGGCATCGCCTAGTGAACGCGAAAGGTGGCTTGGCGGTAGGTTTTCCGGGTGGGCAAGGTGTGCAAAGGCAGCTACTTGAACAAGATGGTATTTATTGCGATGAAAGGTGGCGGATAATTGATTTTGAGGAACGACGATGGCGGCCGAAACTATAA
- a CDS encoding tRNA (adenosine(37)-N6)-dimethylallyltransferase MiaA — translation MAAETIKAKLPLVVIAGPTASGKTSLAIRLAKQYNGEIICADSRTIYRDMDIGTAKPTMAEREAVPHWGLDLVSPGETFSAAQFKEYALQKISEIRSRGCLPFLVGGTGLYIDAVIFNFQFGAPPDPSLRHELEKRTVVELQYYCYKYNRKLPENNKNKRYLIRAIEQKNKNNRYEFMIRDNSIAVGIATNKEILRTRIVLRSEQLFLNNVVSEAMLLARKYGWDNEAMTGNVYPLVREFLNRNITENELKRQFVIADWRLAKRQMTWLRRNPFIMWATLDSAEHYLSQLLARA, via the coding sequence ATGGCGGCCGAAACTATAAAAGCAAAATTACCCCTAGTTGTTATCGCGGGGCCGACTGCTAGTGGTAAGACCTCACTAGCGATTCGTCTGGCAAAACAATATAATGGCGAAATAATTTGTGCCGATAGCAGAACAATATATCGAGACATGGATATTGGTACGGCAAAGCCAACTATGGCTGAGCGAGAAGCCGTGCCCCATTGGGGCCTTGATTTGGTCAGCCCGGGCGAGACATTTAGCGCCGCACAGTTTAAGGAGTATGCTCTGCAAAAAATAAGTGAAATTCGCTCTCGGGGGTGTTTACCATTTCTTGTCGGCGGCACGGGTCTCTATATCGATGCAGTAATTTTTAATTTTCAATTTGGAGCTCCTCCTGATCCTAGTTTACGGCATGAGCTAGAAAAAAGGACAGTAGTCGAACTACAATATTATTGTTATAAATACAACAGAAAATTACCAGAGAATAACAAGAATAAGCGCTATCTTATACGTGCTATTGAACAAAAAAATAAAAATAACAGATATGAATTTATGATTAGAGATAATAGTATCGCTGTAGGTATAGCAACGAATAAGGAAATATTGCGAACAAGAATTGTGCTCAGGTCTGAACAATTATTTTTAAATAATGTTGTGAGTGAAGCAATGTTGTTAGCCCGAAAATATGGCTGGGATAATGAGGCTATGACGGGTAATGTCTATCCGTTGGTCCGAGAGTTTTTGAATAGAAATATTACCGAAAATGAATTAAAGCGGCAATTTGTTATAGCTGATTGGCGGTTGGCGAAGCGACAGATGACGTGGTTGCGGCGTAACCCGTTTATCATGTGGGCGACGCTTGACTCTGCTGAACACTATTTGTCACAACTTTTGGCTCGGGCGTAA